The Chitinophaga niabensis genome segment GAATGCGGATAAAGAAGATTTTGCTATAACCGGCAAAAGTCCTGCTGCAGGTACCGGGTACAGATCACAATACCCGCAGAAGGACCATGCCGGAAAAAAATTCTTATCTGCCCGGGCAATAGGGGCCTATGAAATAAAATAGTCACACTTATTTCAGCAAGGCCTTCAGTTTCTCTTCCAGCTCTTCTCCCCGGAGATTTTTAGCAACAATCTTTCCGTTAGGGTCGATCAGGAAATTCTGCGGAATGGCACGCACCTGGTAGAGTTTGGCAGCTGCATTATTCCAAAACTGCAGGTCTGATACCTGCACCCAGGGTAAACCATCTTTCTCAATAGCAGCAAGCCATGCCGCCTTTTTGCCCGGCTGGTCCAGCGAAACGCCCAGTACTGTAAAGTTCTTATCTGCATACGCATGAAAAGCTTTCACCACGTTAGGATTTTCAGCCCGGCAGGGTCCGCACCAGGAAGCCCAGAAATCCAGCAGTACATACTTGCCCCTGAAATCGGAAAGTTTAACCGGCTTATCGTTCACATCCTGCTGCGAAAAATCAGGAGCAATTGCCCCGATCGAAAGTGGTCCCAGATCATAGAGTGTTTTCGCAAATTCCCTGGCAGTTCTGGTACTGCGTACGGAAGGGGAGAGTGTTTTGAAAACTGGCTCAATGTGTGGCACATCTACATCTTTACCAGCCACTTCTATCAAAGCCTCCAGGCTGATGTAGGAATCCGGATGCTGACGGATAAAAACATATTTAAGTGAATCTGTTTCTTTTGCTGCCGCACGATATCCTTTCATCAGTGAATCCATAAATTTCGGGTCCTTTTTTTGCTGATCTGAAGCAGCGAGGTAGCTGGAATTGATACTTTGAGTTATCCGTTCCAGGGGAGGTAATACAACCTGTTTATAAAAGTGGTGATCACGGTTCACAGGCCCTCCTTTGATCTTGGCATTTTTAATCAAGTCATTGCCGGCAATTTCAGTAGAACCTTTTTCCAGGTAGAGGTCCAGAACATCTGCAGTTTTCTCCCATTTAGTGATGCCCTGCCCGCTATGATCAATGAGCACATGTACTTTCGAGGGTTCATCCAACTGACCGCTGAACCGGAAAGTATTTTTTTGTATTTCGGCAGAATCCAGTACCTGTTGATTAGTCCAGCCATAGTCTTTGATCAGATATGCCTTCGCCGGTTTTTTGAGTTTATTAAGTTTAATGGTCAGTGTGTATTCGTTGGATTGTGCAAACAGTGCTGCGAATAGAAGTAATACTTTCATGAAAATTCAGCTAATAGTTATAGAAAACAAACAGGACGGCGCGCGGCCATCCTGTTTGATGGATATGTTATTGTAAATATCCCGGGTTAGGGCTTAGGTTTGGATTTTGCAGAAGATCACCTGGCGGAATGGGCCAGTATGCCATGTAAGGCTGCCAGGTAGTAGGTTTGGTGGGAGCCACTGTAGCCATCACGGCATCAATGGTCCCCGTCCGCTTCAGGTCAAAGAACCGGTGGCCGCATTCTGTAAATAGTTCGGTTTGTCTTTCCTTATTAATGGCGGTAAGGAGAGTGGCTTGCGTACCTGCTGGCAAACCCTGCAGGCCTGCGCGCAGCCGCACAACATTCAGATCGTCTACTGCATTATCTTTATTTTGCATGGCCCTTGCTTCTGCCCGGATCAGGTATTGCTCTGAAAGCCTTAACATGATCTGGTATTCTGCGTTGGTGGCGGAAGACTTGTATTTACCAGGGAAATAATAGACTGTTGCAGGGGTTGTGCCAGATGCTGCTACTGTAGATGTACGCACCCAGTTGTTGAAACGCGCATCGCCAGGCTCAAAAGTATTGATCAGAAAGCTGCTTAACGATGCGTACACAAATGAAGACCCGGGAGTTTGCGGTGGTGTGATAATGGCAGGCATGCCGCCGTTGTAAAAAGCGTATTCATTAGTCACTTTCGGACTGTTGGTGGCCAGTGCCCAGATGGTTTCCTTACTGTTGGCGAGGAACACCTGGTTCAGTGGTAAGATACTGTAATCCGTGTTGCTGATAGTTGCCGTTGCCTGGGCTTCAGCGTTCACCCAGTCTTTTGCATACAGATATGCCCTTGCCAGCATGGCTGTGGCCACAGCCTTATTAGGCCGGAACCGGTTAGAGGTGGTAAGACCATAACCATTTTTGTATTCGTTGCTTAAAAGCGATTGTGCCATTTTAAGATCAGCGATGATCTGTTTGTATACATCTGTTTCCGGAGAGCGGGATAATCTATTGTTGATGGCATAATCGTTAGTAAGCGCCAGCGGCACCGGACCATAGATATTCACCAGGTAATAGTAAAAATAGGCACGCAGGAAATAGCACTCACCCAGCCATTGGTCCTGGTAAACCAGGTTACCCTTACTGGTGTTAATGCCGTCAATGGCTGTGTTCACCGTAAAGAGTTTTTTGTACAGGTCTGACCAGTTGCCGCTTTGCCCGCTTTGGATGGCGTTCTTGTAGAATACATCTGCAAAATTACCGGAAAGCAAACTGCGAAGTTCATCGGTGTATAAGCCAAGCGTATAACCGATGTTACCACTTGCAGAACCCTGAAAGGGTCCTGAATTATTCATTGTCAAATAAACTCCTGTGACAACCGTTGATGTGGTATTGTCACTGGAATATACATCTACAGCTGCGATGGTATTGGCTGGCAGCTGAGTGCCATCGAGATAGGATTCACAACTGCTTAATGCGATGCTGAGTGTAAGCAGGTATTTTGAAAAACTGAATATCTTCTTCATGTGAGTGCATTAAAGTGTTACATTGATTCCGCCGGTAAATACACGCAATGGGGGGATCACACCCGCGTTTAAGTTTTCAGGGTCCAGGCCCTCAAACTCAGATATGGTGAGCAGGTTTTGCCCCTGCACGTAAACAGACAGGTTTTTGAGATGCATTTTTTTACTGATCTCTGCAGGGAGATTGTAACGGATGCTCACATTCTGCAATCGTGCATAAGTTGCCCTGCTGTAGGCGCCGGTGCTATTCGTCAGCAGGTCCTGCCGGAAATAGCTGGTGAATTGTGTGGTCAGCTTAGGAATGTCTGTTACGTCCCCTGGCTTTTGCCAGCGGCGCAACCACATGGTAGAACCATTCAGGCCATATATTCCAAAAGGGAAAACGGTTTGGCCAAGGAAATTCTTGCCCATGCGGTTGGTGAAATTAAAAGAGAAATCCAGCGTCAGTTGTTTATAAGTAAAGCTATTTTGCAGCCCGCCAAAGTACTTCGGCGCCAGATCTATGAATTCGGTTTTATCTGCCTGCGTTAATCCGCCCGTAAAATCAGAAACATTGCCTTTAGCATCAGTGAAACTATAGTTCCCCGTTTGTGGGTTCACTCCGTTATATTTATAGAGTAGTATGCCGGTAACAGGTTTATTCAGTACATAGTTCGAATTCTGGTTGCTTTGGGTAGGTACCCTGAGCAGCTTGCTTTCAGGTAATGAAATATTGAACCTGGTAGACCAGGTGAAATCCTTTGTTTTGAAGTTAGTGGTGTTCAGGCTGATCTCCATACCGCTGGTGCGGATCAATGCATCTGAATTCAATGCATACCTGGTATAGCCGGTAACACTGGATAAGGGCTGCTCCAACAGTTGATTGCCTGCCCTGTTCTGGTAATAGCTAAGGTCCAATATGATCCGGTCTTTTAAAAAGCCCAGTTCAAGACCTGCTTCAGAATTAAAGTTACGTTCCCAGTTCAGCACCGGGTTGGGAAGTGAGTTAGGACCTAATCCCACCTTTCCATCATAGGTTCCGCCTATCACGCTATATGTTCCCAGGTACCGGAAATCGCCGATCGCATCACCACCCACAATGCCGCTGCTCACTCTTAACTTACCAAAGCTAAGCCATGGCAGAT includes the following:
- a CDS encoding TlpA disulfide reductase family protein, with protein sequence MKVLLLFAALFAQSNEYTLTIKLNKLKKPAKAYLIKDYGWTNQQVLDSAEIQKNTFRFSGQLDEPSKVHVLIDHSGQGITKWEKTADVLDLYLEKGSTEIAGNDLIKNAKIKGGPVNRDHHFYKQVVLPPLERITQSINSSYLAASDQQKKDPKFMDSLMKGYRAAAKETDSLKYVFIRQHPDSYISLEALIEVAGKDVDVPHIEPVFKTLSPSVRSTRTAREFAKTLYDLGPLSIGAIAPDFSQQDVNDKPVKLSDFRGKYVLLDFWASWCGPCRAENPNVVKAFHAYADKNFTVLGVSLDQPGKKAAWLAAIEKDGLPWVQVSDLQFWNNAAAKLYQVRAIPQNFLIDPNGKIVAKNLRGEELEEKLKALLK
- a CDS encoding RagB/SusD family nutrient uptake outer membrane protein, coding for MKKIFSFSKYLLTLSIALSSCESYLDGTQLPANTIAAVDVYSSDNTTSTVVTGVYLTMNNSGPFQGSASGNIGYTLGLYTDELRSLLSGNFADVFYKNAIQSGQSGNWSDLYKKLFTVNTAIDGINTSKGNLVYQDQWLGECYFLRAYFYYYLVNIYGPVPLALTNDYAINNRLSRSPETDVYKQIIADLKMAQSLLSNEYKNGYGLTTSNRFRPNKAVATAMLARAYLYAKDWVNAEAQATATISNTDYSILPLNQVFLANSKETIWALATNSPKVTNEYAFYNGGMPAIITPPQTPGSSFVYASLSSFLINTFEPGDARFNNWVRTSTVAASGTTPATVYYFPGKYKSSATNAEYQIMLRLSEQYLIRAEARAMQNKDNAVDDLNVVRLRAGLQGLPAGTQATLLTAINKERQTELFTECGHRFFDLKRTGTIDAVMATVAPTKPTTWQPYMAYWPIPPGDLLQNPNLSPNPGYLQ